A stretch of Sandaracinaceae bacterium DNA encodes these proteins:
- a CDS encoding universal stress protein, with translation MAFATHILIPTDFSDASHLAIDAGGMLATQLGAKVTLVHVHDPDALHPPATIGWSPKQQTDLEAEITGAVAKGLEDLRTSRLKANDDVDTVVLHDPSASQAICKYAERIGADLIVIATHGRTGLKHLLIGSVAERVVRHAKMPVLTLRSTAED, from the coding sequence ATGGCTTTCGCGACGCACATCCTGATCCCCACCGACTTCTCGGACGCCTCCCACCTGGCGATCGACGCGGGCGGCATGCTCGCCACGCAGCTCGGCGCGAAGGTGACGCTGGTCCACGTGCACGACCCGGACGCGCTTCACCCTCCCGCCACCATCGGCTGGAGCCCGAAGCAGCAGACCGACCTCGAGGCGGAGATCACCGGCGCGGTCGCGAAGGGGCTCGAGGACCTCCGCACCTCGCGGCTGAAGGCGAACGACGACGTGGACACGGTGGTCCTGCACGACCCCTCGGCGTCGCAGGCCATCTGCAAGTACGCGGAGCGGATCGGCGCCGACCTGATCGTGATCGCGACCCACGGGCGCACCGGCCTCAAGCACCTGCTGATCGGGAGCGTGGCCGAGCGCGTGGTCCGTCACGCGAAGATGCCCGTGCTGACGCTCCGCTCCACCGCCGAGGACTGA